A window of Malaclemys terrapin pileata isolate rMalTer1 chromosome 14, rMalTer1.hap1, whole genome shotgun sequence contains these coding sequences:
- the LOC128848902 gene encoding D(4) dopamine receptor-like, which translates to MLRMGTRFPLLLLLLASVPASRSRGCCGGSGAPGPAGAPRGEPPPPEAGPGDARSGSRRLKLGLICALGALVMVSNGAVLAVLASAVAGWSRSSRLTLLSLAAADAALALLVVPLNLYGGLARGAPPEPYCRAAAFLNASVFGASLYSLAGVSLERYVAVFFPLRHARLLGRRRLALLLAAAWLGPALLLLPVALPGRAAVLRVRFSAAALLCEPDYGSNAAYAGLLAAAIFCPAAATVTFANLRLWQAARAQRRRGDGAGPPGKGAGLRRLRLLQLDAASRVLVPVVVAFYVCWAPCMATILYNAITKDRVHEWLEFVALWLPSGSGFLNCFVYFWTNRNFRHKFQKIGHKLWGPCSRAKWEQDVHRMVTISAAVERSSSQPALPPDRSCSGSSTSTLLPREAQTSL; encoded by the exons ATGCTCAGGATGGGAacccgcttccccctcctcctcctgctgctcgccAGCGTCCCCGCCTCCCGCTCGCggggctgctgcggggggagcggggcgccCGGGCCGGCGGGGGCCCCGAGGGGGGAGCCGCCGCCGCCGGAAGCGGGGCCCGGCGACGCCCGGAGCGGCAGCCGGCGGCTGAAGCTCGGCCTCATCTGCGCGCTGGGGGCGCTGGTGATGGTGAGCAACGGGGCGGTGCTCGCGGTGCTCGCCTCGGCCGTGGCGGGCTGGAGCCGCAGCAGCCGCCTCACGCTGCTCTCGCTGGCGGCGGCCGACGCGGCGCTGGCGCTGCTGGTGGTGCCGCTCAACCTGTACGGCGGCCTGGCGCGCGGCGCCCCGCCCGAGCCCTACTGCCGGGCCGCGGCCTTCCTCAACGCCAGCGTCTTCGGCGCCTCGCTCTACTCGCTGGCCGGCGTCTCGCTCGAGCGCTACGTCGCCGTCTTCTTCCCGCTCCGCCACGCGCGCCTGCTGGGCCGGCGCCGCCtcgcgctgctgctggcggccgcctggctgggccccgccctgctgctgctgcccgtcGCCCTGCCCGGCCGCGCCGCCGTCCTGCGCGTGCGCTTCTCGGCCGCCGCGCTGCTCTGCGAGCCGGACTACGGCTCCAACGCCGCCTACGCCGGCCTGCTGGCCGCCGCCATCTTCTGTCCCGCCGCGGCCACCGTCACCTTCGCCAACCTGCGCCTCTGGCAGGCGGCGCGCGCCCAGCGCCGGCGCGGCGACGGGGCGGGGCCGCCCGGCAAAGGGGCGGGGCTGAGGCGGCTCCGCCTGCTGCAGCTGGACGCCGCctcccgggtcctagtgcccgtCGTCGTCGCCTTCTACGTGTGCTGGGCGCCCTGCATGGCCACCATCCTGTACAACG CAATCACAAAGGACCGAGTCCACGAGTGGCTGGAGTTTGTGGCCCTGTGGCTGCCTAGCGGCAGTGGCTTCCTCAACTGCTTTGTCTACTTCTGGACCAACCGGAACTTCAGGCACAAGTTCCAGAAGATTGGGCACAAGCTCTGGGGGCCCTGCAGCCGAGCCAAGTGGGAGCAGGACGTGCACAGGATGGTCACCATCAGTGCAGCggtggagaggagcagcagccagCCTGCTCTCCCCCCGGACCGCTCCTGCAGTGGGTCGTCCACCAGCACCTTACTGCCCAGAGAAGCACAAACTAGCCTATAA
- the LOC128848986 gene encoding sulfotransferase 2B1-like codes for MARLEVTETFAGIALPGHLHTQESLRFASSFQFRDTDVLIVTYPKSGTTWMQEILTLIHSKGDLEAAKTIPNWDRAPWLEHTYSKDLLQETSGPRLITTHLPCQVLAPALRKSKAKVIYMARNPKDVAVSFYHFHKMAKFLPDPGSFEDFLISFLDGTVQYGSWFDHVKGWLSQQAELELFYITYEDVHKELGRSVERLADWLGCPLQPEEIQEIQQHCSFSSMRENAMVNYTLVPCEIMDHSQGRFMRKGTVGDWRDHFTPLQNMLFHKIYQKEMQDSSIRFRWFLD; via the exons ATGGCCAGGCTGGAGGTGACGGAGACCTTCGCTGGCATCGCCTTGCCTGGCCACCTGCACACGCAGGAGTCCCTGCGCTTCGCCAGCAGCTTCCAGTTCCGAGACACCGATGTGCTCATTGTCACCTACCCCAAGTCTG GCACCACCTGGATGCAGGAGATCCTGACCCTGATCCACAGCAAGGGGGACCTTGAGGCAGCCAAGACCATCCCGAACTGggacagagccccctggctggagcacaCGTACTCCAAGGACCTGCTGCAAGAGACCAGCGGGCCCCGCCTCATCACCACACACCTCCCCTGCCAGGTCCTGGCCCCCGCGCTCAGGAAATCCAAGGCCAAA GTGATCTACATGGCCCGGAACCCCAAGGACGTCGCGGTTTCCTTCTATCACTTCCACAAGATGGCCAAGTTCCTGCCAGACCCTGGCTCCTTTGAGGACTTCCTCATCAGCTTCCTGGATGGCACAG TGCAATACGGCTCCTGGTTCGACCACGTCAAGGGCTGGCTCAGCCAGCAGGCCGAGCTGGAGCTCTTCTACATCACCTACGAGGATGTGCACAAG GAGCTGGGGCGCTCGGTCGAGCGGCTTGCTGATTGGCTGGGCTGCCCACTGCAGCCGGAGGAGATCCAAGAaatccagcagcactgcagcttcTCCTCCATGCGCGAGAATGCGATGGTGAACTACACGCTCGTCCCCTGCGAGATCATGGACCACAGCCAGGGCAGGTTCATGAGGAAAG GGACAGTTGGAGACTGGAGAGACCACTTCACCCCGCTGCAGAACATGCTCTTCCACAAGATCTACCAGAAGGAGATGCAGGACTCCAGTATACGCTTCCGCTGGTTCCTggactga